From the Cucurbita pepo subsp. pepo cultivar mu-cu-16 chromosome LG05, ASM280686v2, whole genome shotgun sequence genome, one window contains:
- the LOC111796260 gene encoding bZIP transcription factor 11-like, protein MASSCVTSSTCSSMEEGEFAALMEQRKRKRMISNRESARRSRMRKQKHLEDLITMVRKLNEEKQQIVANLDMTAQNYAAVETVNSILRAQAVELAHRLQSLTEILAFLNPCDGVEDACNSYNGDGGADGSGFFCADPIDIGGGGGGGDGFFTPLKMGFCRSQPLMASADVFEEY, encoded by the coding sequence ATGGCGTCGTCTTGTGTGACATCTTCGACTTGTTCGTCAATGGAGGAGGGTGAATTCGCGGCGTTGATGGAGCAGAGGAAACGGAAAAGGATGATTTCGAATCGGGAATCGGCGAGGAGATCGAGGATGAGGAAACAGAAGCATTTGGAAGATTTAATAACGATGGTGCGGAAGTTGAACGAGGAGAAACAACAAATCGTGGCGAATCTTGACATGACGGCGCAGAATTACGCCGCCGTGGAGACTGTGAATTCGATTCTCAGAGCTCAGGCGGTGGAGTTGGCTCACCGTCTGCAATCCTTGACGGAAATCCTTGCGTTCCTGAATCCCTGTGATGGGGTTGAAGATGCCTGTAATTCCTACAACGGCGACGGCGGTGCCGATGGAAGTGGGTTCTTCTGTGCTGATCCGATTGATattggcggcggcggcggcggcggcgatggGTTTTTTACTCCTCTGAAAATGGGTTTCTGCCGGAGCCAGCCTCTAATGGCTTCTGCAGACGTGTTTGAAGAGTATTGA